Sequence from the Candidatus Methylopumilus planktonicus genome:
ACGCTCTTCTTTAGAAAAGATCATATTATCTCTTAGGTAATCAAAACCAAATTCATTGTTCGTACCATAAGTAATGTCGGCCTCATAAGCTTTTTTCTTCTCTTCGCTCGAAATATTAGATAAATTAATACCTACTTCAAGACCTAAGAATCTATAAATTTGGCCCATCCATTCCGCATCTCTTTTTGCAAGATAATCATTGACGGTAATTACATGAACGCCCTTGCCCAAAAGCGCATTAAGATATATCGGTAAGGTTGCAACAAGCGTCTTGCCTTCACCTGTTCGCATTTCTGAAATTTTTCCATCGTGAAGTGCCATGCCACCGATGAGCTGAACATCAAAGTGACGCATTTCTAATACGCGTCGACTTGCCTCTCTTACAACAGCAAAAGCCTCAACTAATAAATCATCTAACTTTTGTCCTTCGTTAAGTCGTTTTTTAAATTCAGTAGTTTTAGCTTTTAAAGCTGCATCACTAAGTTTTTTAGTTGCATCTTCTAATAAATTTATTTGCTGGGCTTTTTTGCCGTAGTCTTTAAGAAGCCTATCGTTTCTGCTTCCAAATAAATTCTTAACAATGGTCTTTAACATAATGTGAATATTCTTAGTCGAAATAATTTGAAATAATTAATATTGAATATATTTTCGAGGATCTAAGGACTCACCATTCATTCTGATTTCATAATGAAGATGAGGGCCTGTCGACCTTCCAGTGTTACCTACTAACGCTACAACTTGATTCTTTCTAATGCGATCACCTTCTTTAACTAATAATTTAGCTGCATGCGCATATCGTGTTTCAAGGCCAGATCCATGAGAAATTCTTACCATATTGCCATACTCAGGCGTTACTTCAGCTGATATCACTATACCTGCAGCAGTAGCTTTAATAGGCTGGCCAGCATCTGCACTAAAATCTAATCCTTCATGAAACGCTCTCACACCTAAAAAAGGGTCCACTCTCCAACCATAACTTGATGAATTAAAAGGTGCGTTGACTGGAGAAGCATTTGGCAAGGTATCTTTAAACACACTTTGTTTTAGATAAATGGCTTCTAAATTATTGTAGTGCTCTTCATGCCTTTCAATATCAAGTGTTAACTTATCAATAAATGACTGAAGTTCGGCTTCGGTAAAATTCTTTTCAGGAACAAAAGGGCCGCCTTGGCCAGATGATTTTATTGGTGCTGGCTTAGGAATTTTTTCATTTGTTTTTAATTTTTCTTTAGCAAAGTCTTGAAGTCTCTGGGATTGATTATCTATCCGCATCAATCGGGCTTGGAGCTCACCAATTTGGGTTGCATAAATATCTAAATTCTTTTGAAAGCTTCCCAAATTAAGGTCAAGCTTCAGGTTAATTAATGATTTTTTTTCTTCCACGTCGCCGTTATATTTTGAATCAAGCCAGCTAATCCCTTGAATAAACCCAATAAAGCACAGAAATAGTATGGCAATAAAAGTTGCTAAATGGACACTTTTTGGCTTTGATGTACTATTTGTTACAAAGATAATTCGCATTGAAATCTAAAATTTAGCTGAAATAATAGATAATTATAACTTATGAAGCCCGTGAACAAGCTTTTGGAAAGTGAAGTATTTTCCTTAATTAGAGAGAAAAATCGCTCTATTTCTGGCTATCAAAAGCTATGGTCTAACAAAGCTCCAAGCAAATTAGCCCCTTTATCTCATGTTGGCGGGATTCAAGACGACATTTTGACCATTTACGTTGAAAACAGTGGCATTGCGAGCAAATTAAAATTTATTGAGTCCACGCTACTTAAGGACTTGAATGAAGGGATTCAAAAAGAGATGCCCTTTGCTAATCCGATTAAATCCTTAAAAATTAAATTAGTAATTAAAAATTCCAAAATCACTCCTCCTCGATATAAAAGCTTTCCTGCTCAAGCTAAATTTGCTTTAGAAAATTTATTAAATAACCTCGAAGATTCACCTTTAAGACACCGACTGATTAGATTAATTAAACATCATACAAATGCTGACTGAAGCGATCATCCTCATCCTTGCTGGAAGCATCGTCGGGACTTTATCAGGACTTCTCGGTATTGGCGGGGGCCTTATCATCGTACCTATTCTCACATTTGTCTTAGTCCATTTTCATCAAATTACCTTTGATCAATCGATATTAATGGCCATTGGGACATCGCTTGCTTCTATTGTTTTTACAGGGGGGGTGTCAAGCTTCTATCATTCAAAACGAAATAATATGGACTGGTCGATTGCTACTCAATACATTCCTGGGGTTTTATTAGGTTCAGCTATGATGGCTTTTGTCATACCCCATTTAAATATCGCATTCATTAAACATGCTTTTATTGTCTATACTTTTTTTGCTGCCTATGAGATTCTAAAGACACCTACAATTAAAAGTGTTGTTCAATTACCAGCAGTTTTTTTTGCTAATATTTATGGATTTGCCATCGCTTCTATCTCGACCGTTATTGGAATCGGAGGTGGAACAATGTTTGTCCCTTATTTCATTTATCATAAAGTTAAACCGCGACTTGCGGTCGGACTCTCAAGCTCATTAGGAATATTTATTGGCTTAGGCGCTTCATTCGGATTTATCAAAAATGGCTTACATGTCAGTCAACTCCCTCAATTTAGTATCGGTTACATCTATCTCCCTGGACTTATATTGATAACATCCTCAAGTCTCATTTTTGTAAGATTGGCAACAAAATGGATTCATCAAATTTCTGTTTTATCATTAAAAAAAATATTTGCTTGTCTATTATTTTTAATCGGCTTGTCAATGCTTTTCGCAGGATAATTTGTAATTAAAATATGTAGTTTTCTAGTCACAAAGTTATTGAATGTGATAATTTATTACATAAGTTTTTCATTTTAAGATTTCAAAATTTAG
This genomic interval carries:
- a CDS encoding M23 family metallopeptidase, whose amino-acid sequence is MRIIFVTNSTSKPKSVHLATFIAILFLCFIGFIQGISWLDSKYNGDVEEKKSLINLKLDLNLGSFQKNLDIYATQIGELQARLMRIDNQSQRLQDFAKEKLKTNEKIPKPAPIKSSGQGGPFVPEKNFTEAELQSFIDKLTLDIERHEEHYNNLEAIYLKQSVFKDTLPNASPVNAPFNSSSYGWRVDPFLGVRAFHEGLDFSADAGQPIKATAAGIVISAEVTPEYGNMVRISHGSGLETRYAHAAKLLVKEGDRIRKNQVVALVGNTGRSTGPHLHYEIRMNGESLDPRKYIQY
- a CDS encoding DciA family protein; amino-acid sequence: MKPVNKLLESEVFSLIREKNRSISGYQKLWSNKAPSKLAPLSHVGGIQDDILTIYVENSGIASKLKFIESTLLKDLNEGIQKEMPFANPIKSLKIKLVIKNSKITPPRYKSFPAQAKFALENLLNNLEDSPLRHRLIRLIKHHTNAD
- a CDS encoding sulfite exporter TauE/SafE family protein, whose translation is MLTEAIILILAGSIVGTLSGLLGIGGGLIIVPILTFVLVHFHQITFDQSILMAIGTSLASIVFTGGVSSFYHSKRNNMDWSIATQYIPGVLLGSAMMAFVIPHLNIAFIKHAFIVYTFFAAYEILKTPTIKSVVQLPAVFFANIYGFAIASISTVIGIGGGTMFVPYFIYHKVKPRLAVGLSSSLGIFIGLGASFGFIKNGLHVSQLPQFSIGYIYLPGLILITSSSLIFVRLATKWIHQISVLSLKKIFACLLFLIGLSMLFAG